CTGCACGATGTGCAGGGCCTTGCCGGAGGCCGGCAGCTTCATCCCACGCAGGGACTGGCCGTGGGGCGACGCGGTGTTGATCGTGCCCGCGTTCAGAAGGATGTCGTCGAAGTCGTCGCGCAGCTCGGCGCCCTCGGGAAGGGCCGCCATCGCCTTGGCATCGACCTGGACGATCTTGAACGCGTCATAGTCGGCGATGACCTGGACGTTGGCGCCGCTCTTCTCGAGCAGCTTCGCCTGCTCCGCGGACAGCTGCACCTTGTGCGTCGTGATCTCCGTACGGACGCCCTCGCGTGACCCGTTGGCCGGCGCGTTCTCGGCGCCACCGCAGGCCATCAGCGAAACCATCCCTACCAGCCCGAGCACTCGAGTGCTCTTGGCTCGGAAGCCCACGGAAGGCCTCCGGGTTGCTGAGTTCGTCATGTTTATTTGCCCCGACATCCGAGCGCTACGATGAGCGAGATCCACACGCGCTCGATGCGGATCCGGTGGTGTGAGCCCCTAGGGGGGTCAAAGGGCACTCATCCCACTTGGGACCCGTAGCACGTTCGGGCTCCAAATTTCAAATGACGAACAATTGTTCGGGTGTTCGGCTTCTGGAGTGATGTGGCTCCTTGCGCCGCGTCCCACTTCAGGACAGCTCCCGTCCCAGAAGCGGGATGAAATGGACAGGGATTCTCGCGCTCTGAGAGACAGGCGCGCGGAGGGCACATGGACTCGCACTACGATCAGGTGATGAAGGCGCGGGAGGCGGCGGCGCAGACGGGCTCGCGGCTGTACTTCGCGTACTCGACGATCCTCGACCGCGCCGCTTTCGAGGAGTGGCGATCGCAACACGGTTACGACTTCTTCCAGCTGCCCGAGGGACGGCTGGCCGAGGCGCTCGACGTGGACCTCGTCTACGACTTCCCCTCGAGGTGGTGGGGTGGACGCGTGGCCGGGCTGACGGATGCGCCAGGGCGCAGCGTGTTCGGGCGCGTCTTCGAGATTGCGGGCAAGGACTGGCCCATCATCCAGCACAAGGAGGGCTTCGTCACGGGCATGTGCGTCGAGCGCCCGGTGCGCGTCCGGCTGGAGGGCAAGGAGGCGGAGGCCACGGCCTTCACGACGTCGCCGCGGCGTGCCTCCACGGAGGGCCCCCTCAGCCCCCGCTTCATCGAGGCGCTGGTGCGAGGCGCCGAGAGCGCGGGGCTCCCGGCCGCCTACGTGGAGCGGCTGCGCAGGGGAGAGTAGGGGCCGCGGTCAGCCGGGGATGAACCAGACCACCGAGAGCGGCGGGAGCGTCACCGCCGCCGAGGCCTCCTGCCCGTCCCACGGGTGGGCTTCCGTCTGGATCTGCCCCATGTTGCCGAGGCCCGCGCCGCCGTACTCGCCCGCGTCCGTGTTGAGCACCTCCTGGTAGGAGCCCACGCGCGGGAAGCCGACGCGGTAGCCCTCGCGCGGCACTGGCGAGAGGTTCGCCACGCAGACCACGTGCCGTCCCGGGCTGCGCGAGCGCCGGATGAAGGCGAACACGTTGGAGGCGGCCGCGTCCGGCTGCAGCCACTGGAAGCCCATGGGCTCGCTGTCCGCGTCGTACAGCGCGGGCACGTCCCGGTACACGCGGTTGAGGTCCGCCACCAGGTTCTGGATGCCTCGGTGCCCCGCATCCTCCGTCAGGTGCCAGTCCAGGCTGCGATCGCTGCTCCACTCGGCGTGCTGACCGAACTCGCCGCCCATGAAGAGCAGCTTCTTGCCCGGGTGCGCCCACATCCACGCCAGCAGCGAGCGCAGGTTGGCGCGCTTCTGCCACGGATCGCCCGGCATCTTCCCGTACAGCGAGCCCTTGCCGTGCACCACCTCGTCATGGCTCAGCGGCAGCATGAAGTGCTCGCTGAAGGCGTAGAGCAGGCCGAACGTCATGTTGTTGTGGTGGTACTGCCGGAAGATCGGATCCTTGGAGAAGTAGAGCAGCGTGTCGTGCATCCACCCCATGTTCCACTTGAAGTGGAAGCCCAGGCCGCCCTCCTTGACGGGCTGGCTCACCTTGGGCCACGCGGTGGACTCCTCGGCGATCACCACCACGCCCGGGTGCTTGCGGCTCACCGCGTCGTTCAGCTCGCGCAGGAAGGCGATGGCCTCCTCGTTCTCTCGGCCGCCCCAGCGGTTGGGGACCCACTCGCCCGCGCGGCGGCTGTAGTCCAGGTAGAGCATGGAGGCCACCGCGTCCACGCGCAGGCCATCCACGTGGTACTCCTCGATCCAGAAGAGCGCGTTGGCGATGAGGAAGTTGCGCACCTCGTTGCGGCCGAAGTTGAAGACCAGCGTGCCCCAGTCCGGCTGCGTGCCCTGGCGCGGATCGGCGTGCTCGTAGAGCGCCGTGCCGTCGAACCTGCCCAGCGCGTGCGCGTCCTTGGGGAAGTGGCCCGGCACCCAGTCGACGATCACCCCGATGCCCTGCTCGTGCAGGCTGTTGACCAGGAAGCGGAAGTCGTCCGGGTGCCCGAAGCGCGCGCTGGGCGCGAAGTAGTTGCCCACCTGGTAGCCCCAGGACGGGCCATACGGGTGCTCCGAGACGGGCAGGAACTCCACGTGCGTGAAGCCCATGCGCTTGACGTAGTCGCTCAGCGCGGGGGCCAGCTCCCGGTACGTCATCGGCCGGTCGCCGTCCTCCACGACGCGCCGCCACGAGCCGATGTGCACCTCGTACACGCTCCAGGGCTTCTGCGTGGGCTCGCCCTCGCCGCGGCGGGTCAGCCACGTCTCGTCCGACCAGCTGAAGCGGTGCAGATCGTGCACCACGGACGCGGTGGCTGGCGGCACCTCGGTGCGGAAGGCGAACGGGTCCGCCTTGAGGAGCGGCGGGCCGCCGTGGTTGGGCCGGATCTCGAACTTGTAGCGCGTGCCCTCGCCCACCTCGGGGATGAACAGCTCCCAGATGCCCGAGGCGCCCATGCGCCGCATGGCGTGCAGGCGACCGTCCCAGCTGTTGAAGTCCCCCACCACGGACACGCCGGCCGCCGTGGGCGCCCACACCGCGAAGGACACCCCGGCCACCCCGTTGTGGTGGATGAGGTGCGCGCCCATGCGATCCCAGAGCTTCTCGTGCCGGCCCTCGCCCGCGTAGTACAGGTCCAGCTCACCGATGGTGGGCAGGAAGCTGTACGGATCCCTCAGGGTGAAGGACCTGGCGCCCGGGTACTCCACCTCGATCAGGTAGTTGAAGATGTCGGTGCGCCCGTTGAGCCGCGCCTCGAAGACGCCGCCCTTGCGGTGCTCCATGGGGATGCGCCCGCCGAAGTCGGGCACGACATGGATGGCGGTGGCGTCAGGGCGGAAGGCGCGCACCACCACGCCGTCCCCGTCCGGGTGGATGCCGAGCACCCGGTGAGGCTCCGGGTGCCGCAGCTCGATGATCTGCTGGATCTCCGCGTCGATCTGCTGCCGGTCAGCGGGCTTCTTCACTTCGGCTCCTCCATCCGCAAGAGGGCCTGGACGGGGATTCGCACCCAGTCCGGGCGGTTCTGCAGCTCATAACGCACTTCGTAGAGCAGCTTCTCCAATTCGAACGCGCGCAGCATCGTCCAGAAGGTGCCGTCGTCGGCCGGCAGGAAGGCCGCGCCGCGCGTGGCCTCCCGGTAGCCTTCCAGGAACGCATCCCGCGAGGGCGCCATGCGCGCGGTGGGCGGGTTGCCCTCCAGCAGCACGGTGGCCTCGGCGTAGTCGAACGAGCGCAGCATCCCCGCCACGTCCCGCAGCGGCGAGTACTTCTCGCGGCGCTGGGTGAAGGTGCGGGACGGCTCGCCCTCGAAGTCGAAGATGAGCCACTGGCCCTCGGTGCGCAGCACCTGGCCCAGGTGCAGATCGCCGTGGATGCGGATCTTCTGCCCGGACGGGGCCACGTGCGCCAGTCGCCTCGCATGCTCCAGCAGCCGCTCGCGCTGGTTCTCGAGATCCGCGTGCAGCCGGCCCGCGTCCGCCAGCGTCACGCCCAGCTCGCCCATGATGGAGGCGCTCCAGCGCTGCAGATCCTCCTGCAGCACCGGCTCCGGAGCGAAGTCCGGATCCTGGGTGTCGGAGGAGAGGGCGCGGTGCAGCTCGCCCAGGCGCCGGCCCAGCTCGCGCATCTCCTCCAGGAAGGGAGCGTCCAGCTCGCCCGGCTTGCGGAAGCGCTCCAGCGTGTACTTCCACCCATCCACCGCGCTGGGCACGAAGCGGTGCACCAGCGCGACGGTTCCGCCCGAGGGGCCCTCCAGGCGCAGCGCGCCCAGCAGCGTGGGCGTGGCCCGGAACGAGGTGCGCGTGGCCAGGAAGCGCCCCATCTCGTGCTCCGGGTTCACCCCCGCCTCCAGCTTGCGGATGATCTTGAGGATCGCCTTCTCGCCGATGACGACGGAGGTGTTGCTCTGCTCCACCATGAGGCGGCGCACGGGCGTCGGGTCGGGCAGGGCGAGCTGCGCGTCCGGGGTGTTCAGCCACTCGCCGTGCAGTCTTCCGGAGGCGGAGGAGACCTGGCGCTGCTCGCGGATGAGCTGGAAGAGGGCGCGCAGGCAGTCCACGTCCTCGAGCGCGTCCTGGATGCCGTCCGCGGCCGGCTTCACCGGCAGCTGGTAGCGCTCGGACTTGCCCAGCTCGTACAGCACCTCCACGATGGCGAGGCTGAAGGCGCACGGGCCGAAGTCCAGCGTGGCGTGATCCACCACGGACACGGACTTGATAGGCCACGCCTTGCCGCTGAACCAGCGCTGCTGCTTCAGGTACTCGGGCAGCTTGGTGAGATCCACGGGTGTCACGGGTTCGTCCTCCCGGGAAGGGGTTTCTCCAGCCGGAACCACAGGAACATGTACGGGCCCAGGGACAGCTGATACGGCAGGGACGAGATGCGTGGGAAGGGGGTTTCTCCCATGAGCTCCACGGGGACCTGGCCCTCGAACTCGCGCAGATCCAGCACCGCGGGCTGCGCGAAGCGGGACAGGTTGCAGATGATGAGGATCGTCTGCCCCTCCCACTCGCGGGTGAAGGCCAGCACCCGGCGGTTGTCCGGGTTGACGAAGCGCAGCCGGCCCAGGGCGAAGGCGGGGTAGCGCTGGCGCACCTTGATGAGCCGCTTCACCCAGTGCAGCAGCGACGTCTTGATGCGCTCCTGGGCCTCCACGTTGATGGCCTGGTAGCCGTACACCGGGTCGCCGATCACCGGGGCGTACAGCCGCGCGCCGTCGGCCCGGCTGAAGCCCGCGTTGCGGTCGCCCGTCCACTGCATGGGCGTGCGCACGCCGTTGCGATCGCCCAGGTAGATGTTGTCCCCCATGCCGATCTCGTCGCCGTAGTACATGACGGGCGTGCCGGGCAGGGTGAACAGCAGGCTGTGCATCAGCTCGATGCGGCGGCGGCCGTTGTCCATCAGCGGGGCCAGCCGGCGGCGGATGCCGAGGTTGATCCGCATCCGGGGGTCCATCGCGTACTCCCGGTACATGTAGTCGCGGTCCTCGTCCGTGACCATCTCCAGCGTCAGCTCGTCGTGGTTGCGCAGGAAGATGGCCCACTGGCAGTTGTCCGGGATGTCCGGCGTCTGCTGGAGGATTTCGACGATGGGCGTGCGGTCCTCCTTGCGCACCGCCATGAAGAGGCGGGGCATCACGGGGAAGTGGAACCCCATGTGGAACTCGTCCCCCTCGCCGAAGTAGACGCGCACGTCCGCGGGCCACTGGTTGGCCTCGGCCAGCAGCATCTTGTTCGGGTACTCGGTGTCGATCGTCTTGCGCAGGCGCTTGAGGAAGGCGTGCGTCTCCGGGAGGTTCTCGCAGTTGGTGCCCTCGCGCTCGAAGAGGTAGGGCACCGCGTCGCACCGGAACCCGTCCACCCCCATGTTCAGCCAGAAGCGCATGACGTCCAGCATGGCCTCCTGGACCTCGGGGTTGTCGTAGTTGAGGTCCGGCTGGTGGCTGAAGAAGCGGTGCCAGAAGTACTGCTTGGCCACCGGATCCCACGTCCAGTTGGAGCGCTCGGTGTCCAGGAAGATGATGCGCGTGCCCTTGTACCTGTCGTCCGTGTCGCTCCAGACGTACCAGTCGCGCTTGGGGCTCTTCGGATCGCGGCGGGACTCCTGGAACCACGGGTGCTGATCGCTGGTGTGGTTGACGACCAGCTCCGTGATGATGCGGATGCCGCGCTGGTGGGCGGCCTCCACCAGGCGCTG
The sequence above is drawn from the Hyalangium gracile genome and encodes:
- a CDS encoding gamma-glutamylcyclotransferase produces the protein MDSHYDQVMKAREAAAQTGSRLYFAYSTILDRAAFEEWRSQHGYDFFQLPEGRLAEALDVDLVYDFPSRWWGGRVAGLTDAPGRSVFGRVFEIAGKDWPIIQHKEGFVTGMCVERPVRVRLEGKEAEATAFTTSPRRASTEGPLSPRFIEALVRGAESAGLPAAYVERLRRGE
- the glgB gene encoding 1,4-alpha-glucan branching protein GlgB translates to MKKPADRQQIDAEIQQIIELRHPEPHRVLGIHPDGDGVVVRAFRPDATAIHVVPDFGGRIPMEHRKGGVFEARLNGRTDIFNYLIEVEYPGARSFTLRDPYSFLPTIGELDLYYAGEGRHEKLWDRMGAHLIHHNGVAGVSFAVWAPTAAGVSVVGDFNSWDGRLHAMRRMGASGIWELFIPEVGEGTRYKFEIRPNHGGPPLLKADPFAFRTEVPPATASVVHDLHRFSWSDETWLTRRGEGEPTQKPWSVYEVHIGSWRRVVEDGDRPMTYRELAPALSDYVKRMGFTHVEFLPVSEHPYGPSWGYQVGNYFAPSARFGHPDDFRFLVNSLHEQGIGVIVDWVPGHFPKDAHALGRFDGTALYEHADPRQGTQPDWGTLVFNFGRNEVRNFLIANALFWIEEYHVDGLRVDAVASMLYLDYSRRAGEWVPNRWGGRENEEAIAFLRELNDAVSRKHPGVVVIAEESTAWPKVSQPVKEGGLGFHFKWNMGWMHDTLLYFSKDPIFRQYHHNNMTFGLLYAFSEHFMLPLSHDEVVHGKGSLYGKMPGDPWQKRANLRSLLAWMWAHPGKKLLFMGGEFGQHAEWSSDRSLDWHLTEDAGHRGIQNLVADLNRVYRDVPALYDADSEPMGFQWLQPDAAASNVFAFIRRSRSPGRHVVCVANLSPVPREGYRVGFPRVGSYQEVLNTDAGEYGGAGLGNMGQIQTEAHPWDGQEASAAVTLPPLSVVWFIPG
- a CDS encoding phosphotransferase — protein: MTPVDLTKLPEYLKQQRWFSGKAWPIKSVSVVDHATLDFGPCAFSLAIVEVLYELGKSERYQLPVKPAADGIQDALEDVDCLRALFQLIREQRQVSSASGRLHGEWLNTPDAQLALPDPTPVRRLMVEQSNTSVVIGEKAILKIIRKLEAGVNPEHEMGRFLATRTSFRATPTLLGALRLEGPSGGTVALVHRFVPSAVDGWKYTLERFRKPGELDAPFLEEMRELGRRLGELHRALSSDTQDPDFAPEPVLQEDLQRWSASIMGELGVTLADAGRLHADLENQRERLLEHARRLAHVAPSGQKIRIHGDLHLGQVLRTEGQWLIFDFEGEPSRTFTQRREKYSPLRDVAGMLRSFDYAEATVLLEGNPPTARMAPSRDAFLEGYREATRGAAFLPADDGTFWTMLRAFELEKLLYEVRYELQNRPDWVRIPVQALLRMEEPK
- the treS gene encoding maltose alpha-D-glucosyltransferase, with translation MEQDPLWYKKALIYELHIRAFHDSNADGHGDIPGLIEKLPYLQDLGVDCLWLLPHYPSPLRDDGYDIADFYAVHPDYGTLADFQRLVEAAHQRGIRIITELVVNHTSDQHPWFQESRRDPKSPKRDWYVWSDTDDRYKGTRIIFLDTERSNWTWDPVAKQYFWHRFFSHQPDLNYDNPEVQEAMLDVMRFWLNMGVDGFRCDAVPYLFEREGTNCENLPETHAFLKRLRKTIDTEYPNKMLLAEANQWPADVRVYFGEGDEFHMGFHFPVMPRLFMAVRKEDRTPIVEILQQTPDIPDNCQWAIFLRNHDELTLEMVTDEDRDYMYREYAMDPRMRINLGIRRRLAPLMDNGRRRIELMHSLLFTLPGTPVMYYGDEIGMGDNIYLGDRNGVRTPMQWTGDRNAGFSRADGARLYAPVIGDPVYGYQAINVEAQERIKTSLLHWVKRLIKVRQRYPAFALGRLRFVNPDNRRVLAFTREWEGQTILIICNLSRFAQPAVLDLREFEGQVPVELMGETPFPRISSLPYQLSLGPYMFLWFRLEKPLPGRTNP